A genome region from Equus caballus isolate H_3958 breed thoroughbred chromosome 19, TB-T2T, whole genome shotgun sequence includes the following:
- the EIF4G1 gene encoding eukaryotic translation initiation factor 4 gamma 1 isoform X12, with the protein MMIPSQISYPASQGAYYIPGQGRSTYVVPTQQYPVQPGAPSFYPGASPTEFGTYAGAYYPAQGVQQFPTGVAPAPVLMNQAPQIAPKRERKTIRIRDPNQGGKDITEEIMSGARTASTPTPPQTGGGLEPQANGETPQVAVVVRPDDRSQGAIIGGRPGLPGPEHSPSESQPSSPSPTPSPPPVLEPGSEPNLTVLSIPGDTMTTGMIQMSVEESAPMPRETGEPYCLSPEPTPLAEPILEVEVTLSKPIPESEFSSSPLQVSTTLASHKVEILPEPNGTVPSEDLEPEVESSPELAPLPPPTCPSEPPMPIAPTAQPEELLNGAPSPPAVDLSPVSEPKEQAKEVTASVTPPTVLSATPAVAPPATSPAQEEEMEEEEEEGEEGEAGEAGEAEGEKRGEELLPPESSPVPAHQNLEAAVATQVAVSVPKRRRKIKELNKKEAVGDLLDAFKEVNPGVSEVENQPPVGNNPGPEPEGSSVPLRPEEADETWDAKEDKIHNAENIQPGEQKYEYKSDQWKPLNLEEKKRYDREFLLGFQFIFASLQKPEGLPHISDVVLDKANKTPLRPLDPSRLQGINCGPDFTPSFANLGRPALSNRGPPRGGPGGELPRGPAGLGPRRSQQGPRKEPRKIIATVLMTEDIKLNKAEKAWKPSSKRTAADKDRGEEDADGSKTQDLFRRVRSILNKLTPQMFQQLMKQVTQLAIDTEERLKGVIDLIFEKAISEPNFSVAYANMCRCLMALKVPTTEKPTVTVNFRKLLLNRCQKEFEKDKDDDEVFEKKQKEMDEAATAEERGRLKEELEEARDIARRRSLGNIKFIGELFKLKMLTEAIMHDCVVKLLKNHDEESLECLCRLLTTIGKDLDFEKAKPRMDQYFNQMEKIIKEKKTSSRIRFMLQDVLDLRQSNWVPRRGDQGPKTIDQIHKEAEMEEHREHIKVQQLMAKGSDKRRGGPPGPPISRGLPLVDDGGWNTVPISKGSRPIDTSRLTKITKPGSIDSNNQLFAPGGRLSWGKGSSGGSGAKPSDAASETARPATSTLNRFSALQQAVPTESTDNRRVVQRSSLSRERGEKAGDRGDRLERSERGGDRGDRLDRARTPATKRSFSKEVEERSRERPSQPEGLRKAASLTEDRDRGRDAVKREATLPPVSPPKAALSEEELEKKSKAIIEEYLHLNDMKEAVQCVQELASPSLLFIFVRHGIESTLERSAIAREHMGRLLHQLLCAGHLSTAQYYQGLYEILELAEDMEIDIPHVWLYLAELVTPVLQEGGVPMGELFREITKPLRPLGKAASLLLEILGLLCKSMGPKKVGTLWREAGLSWKEFLPEGQDVSAFVAEQKVEYTLGEESEAPSQRLFSSEELSRQLEKLLKEGSSNQRVFDWIEANLSEQQIASNTLVRALMTTVCYSAIIFETSLRVDVAVLKARAKLLQKYLCDEQKELQALYALQALVVTLEQPANLLRMFFDALYDEDVVKEDAFYSWESSKDPAEQQGKGVALKSVTAFFKWLREAEEEESDHN; encoded by the exons ATGATGATCCCTTCCCAGATCTCCTACCCAGCCTCCCAGGGGGCCTACTACATCCCTGGACAG GGGCGTTCCACGTATGTTGTCCCGACACAGCAGTATCCTGTGCAGCCAGGAGCCCCAAGCTTCTATCCGGGTGCAAGCCCTACTGAGTTTGGGACTTACG ctggCGCCTATTACCCAGCCCAGGGTGTGCAGCAGTTTCCCACTGGCGTGGCCCCCGCTCCAGTTTTGATGAACCAGGCACCCCAGATTGCTCCCAAGAGGGAGCGGAAGACG ATCCGAATTCGAGATCCAAACCAAGGAGGGAAAGATATCACAGAGGAGATCATGTCTGGGGCACGCACCGCATCcacacccacccctccccag ACGGGAGGCGGTCTGGAGCCTCAAGCTAATGGGGAGACACCCCAGGTTGCTGTCGTTGTCCGGCCAG ATGACCGGTCGCAGGGAGCAATCATTGGGGGCCGGCCGGGGCTACCTGGCCCAGAGCACAGCCCTTCAGAATCCCAGCCTTCATCACCTTCTCCGACCCCATCACCACCCCCAGTCCTGGAACCAGGATCTGAGCCTAATCTCACGGTCCTCTCTATTCCTGGGGACACTATGACAACCGGGATGATACAGATGTCTGTAGAAGAATCAGCCCCCATGCCACGTGAAACTGGGGAGCCATATTGCCTCTCTCCAGAACCCACTCCCCTTGCTGAACCCATACTGGAAGTAGAAGTGACACTTAGCAAACCAATTCCAGAATCTGAGTTCTCTTCCAGTCCTCTCCAGGTGTCTACCACCCTGGCATCTCACAAGGTGGAAATTCTTCCTGAGCCTAATGGCACAGTCCCATCTGAGGATCTGGAACCAGAAGTGGAGTCGAGCCCAGAGcttgcccctctccctcccccgaCTTGTCCCTCTGAACCCCCCATGCCCATTGCTCCAACTGCCCAACCTGAGGAACTGCTCAACGGAGCCCCCTCGCCACCAGCTGTGGACTTAAGCCCAGTCAGTGAGCCAAAGGAGCAGGCCAAGGAAGTTACAGCATCAGTGACTCCCCCGACCGTCCTCTCTGCTACTCCAGCTGTTGCTCCTCCAGCTACTTCCCCTGctcaggaggaggaaatggaggaagaggaggaagagggagaagagggagaagcaggagaaGCAGGAGAAGCTGAGggtgagaaaagaggagaggaactGCTCCCCCCAGAGAGCAGCCCTGTTCCAGCCCACCAGAATTTGGAGGCAGCAGTGGCCACCCAAG TGGCAGTATCTGTGCCAAAGAGGAGACGAAAAATTAAGGAGCTCAATAAGAAAGAGGCTGTAGGAGACCTTCTAGATGCCTTCAAGGAG GTGAACCCGGGAGTATCAGAGGTGGAAAATCAGCCTCCTGTAGGCAACAATCCCGGCCCAGAGCCTGAGGGCAGCAGTGTGCCCCTGCGGCCTGAGGAAGCAGATGAGACCTGGGACGCAAAGGAAGACAAAATTCACAATGCTGAGAATATCCAGCCTGGGGAACAGAAGTATGAATATAAGTCAG ATCAGTGGAAGCCTCTAAACCTTGAGGAGAAAAAGCGGTATGACCGTGAGTTCCTGCTTGGCTTTCAGTTCATCTTTGCCAGTCTGCAGAAGCCGGAGGGATTGCCCCATATCAGTGACGTGGTGTTGGATAAG GCCAATAAAACACCACTGCGGCCACTGGATCCCAGTAGACTTCAGGGCATAAATTGTGGCCCAGACTTCACTCCATCCTTTGCCAACCTTGGCCGACCAGCGCTTAGCAACCGTGGGCCCCCAAGGGGTGGGCCAGGTGGGGAGCTGCCCCGAGGGCCG GCTGGTCTAGGACCCCGGCGCTCTCAGCAGGGCCCCCGAAAGGAGCCACGCAAAATCATTGCTACAGTGTTAATGACCGAAGATATAAAGCTGAACAAAGCAGAGAAGGCTTGGAAACCCAGCAGCAAGCGGACGGCGGCTGATAAGGACCGAGGGGAAGAGGATGCTGATGGCAGCAAAACCCAG GACCTGTTCCGCAGGGTGCGCTCCATCCTGAATAAGTTGACACCCCAGATGTTCCAGCAGCTGATGAAGCAGGTGACGCAGCTGGCGATCGACACTGAGGAACGCCTCAAAGGGGTCATTGACCTCATCTTTGAGAAGGCCATTTCAGAGCCCAACTTCTCTGTGGCCTATGCCAACATGTGCCGCTGCCTCATGGCG CTCAAAGTGCCCACTACAGAAAAGCCAACAGTGACTGTGAACTTCCGAAAACTGTTGTTGAATCGATGTCAGAAGGAgtttgaaaaagacaaagatgatgATGAGGTTtttgaaaagaagcaaaaagagatGGATGAAGCTGCTACG GCAGAGGAACGGGGACGCCTGAAGGAAGAGCTGGAAGAGGCTCGAGACATAGCCCGGCGGCGCTCTTTAGGGAATATCAAGTTTATTGGGGAGTTGTTCAAGCTGAAGATGTTAACAGAGGCAATAATGCATGACTGTGTGGTTAAACTACTAAAGAACCATGATGAAGAGTCCCTTGAATGCCTTTGCCGTCTGCTCACCACCATTGGAAAAGACCTGGACTTTGAAAAAGCCAAG cCTCGAATGGATCAGTATTTCAACCAGATGGAAAAAATCATTAAGGAAAAGAAGACTTCATCCCGAATCCGCTTTATGCTGCAGGACGTGCTGGACCTGCGACAG AGCAATTGGGTGCCGCGCCGAGGGGACCAGGGTCCCAAGACCATTGACCAGATCCACAAGGAGGCTGAGATGGAAGAGCATCGAGAGCACATAAAAGTGCAGCAGCTAATGGCCAAAGGCAGCGACAAGCGTCGGGGTGGCCCCCCAGGCCCACCCATCA GCCGTGGCCTTCCACTTGTGGATGATGGTGGCTGGAACACAGTCCCCATCAGCAAGGGCAGCCGCCCTATTGACACCTCACGACTCACCAAGATCACGAAG CCTGGTTCCATTGATTCTAACAACCAGCTCTTCGCACCTGGAGGGCGATTGAGCTGGGGCAAGGGCAGCAGTGGAGGTTCTGGAGCCAAGCCCTCTGACGCAG CATCAGAAACTGCTCGTCCAGCTACTAGTACCTTGAATCGTTTCTCAGCCCTTCAACAAGCAGTACCTACAGAAAGCACAGATAACAGACGTGTGGTACAGAG GAGTAGCTTGAGCCGGGAACGAGGCGAGAAAGCTGGGGATCGGGGAGACCGCCTAGAACGGAGTGAACGGGGAGGTGACCGTGGAGACCGGCTTGATCGTGCACGGACACCTGCCACCAAGCGGAGCTTCAGCAAGGAAGTGGAGGAGCGGAGTAGAGAGAGGCCCTCCCAGCCTGAGGGACTACGCAAGGCAGCTAGCCTCACGGAGGATCGGGACCGCGGGCGGGATGCTG TGAAGCGAGAAGCCACGCTACCCCCAGTGAGCCCCCCGAAGGCCGCGCTCTctgaggaggagctggagaagaAATCCAAGGCCATAATTGAGGAGTACCTCCATCTCAATGACATGAAG GAGGCAGTGCAGTGTGTGCAGGAGCTGGCCTCACCCTCCCTGCTCTTCATCTTTGTGCGGCATGGCATCGAGTCCACACTGGAGCGTAGCGCCATTGCTCGTGAGCATATGGGGCGGCTGTTGCACCAGCTGCTCTGTGCCGGGCACCTCTCCACTGCTCAGTACTACCAAGG GCTGTATGAAATCCTAGAATTGGCTGAAGACATGGAAATTGACATCCCCCACGTGTGGCTCTACTTAGCAGAACTGGTGACGCCCGTTCTGCAGGAAGGTGGGGTGCCCATGGGGGAGCTGTTCAG GGAGATTACAAAACCTCTGAGACCCTTGGGCAAAGCTGCTTCCCTATTGCTGGAGATCCTAGGGCTCCTATGCAAAAGCATG GGTCCCAAAAAGGTGGGGACGCTGTGGCGAGAGGCTGGACTCAGCtggaaggaatttctgcctgAAGGCCAGGACGTCAGTGCATTTGTGGCTGAACAG AAGGTGGAGTATACCCTGGGCGAGGAGTCAGAAGCTCCCAGTCAGAGGCTGTTCTCCTCCGAGGAGCTGAGCAGGCAGCTGGAGAAGCTGCTGAAGGAGGGCAGCAGTAACCAGCGGGTGTTTGACTGGATAGAG GCCAACTTGAGTGAGCAGCAGATAGCATCCAACACATTAGTTCGAGCCCTCATGACAACTGTCTGCTATTCCGCAATTATCT TTGAGACTTCTCTCCGAGTGGATGTGGCAGTGCTGAAAGCGCGAGCGAAACTGCTACAGAAATACCTGTGTGATGAGCAGAAGGAGCTGCAGGCGCTCTATGCCCTCCAGGCCCTTGTAGTGACCTTAGAACAGCCTGCCA ACCTGCTTCGGATGTTCTTTGATGCGCTGTACGATGAGGACGTGGTGAAGGAGGACGCTTTCTACAGCTGGGAGAGTAGCAAGGACCCCGCTGAGCAGCAGGGCAAGGGCGTGGCCCTTAAATCTGTCACAGCCTTCTTCAAGTGGCTTcgtgaggcagaggaggaggagtcagACCACAACTGA
- the EIF4G1 gene encoding eukaryotic translation initiation factor 4 gamma 1 isoform X13, with amino-acid sequence MNTPSQPRQGRSTYVVPTQQYPVQPGAPSFYPGASPTEFGTYAGAYYPAQGVQQFPTGVAPAPVLMNQAPQIAPKRERKTIRIRDPNQGGKDITEEIMSGARTASTPTPPQTGGGLEPQANGETPQVAVVVRPDDRSQGAIIGGRPGLPGPEHSPSESQPSSPSPTPSPPPVLEPGSEPNLTVLSIPGDTMTTGMIQMSVEESAPMPRETGEPYCLSPEPTPLAEPILEVEVTLSKPIPESEFSSSPLQVSTTLASHKVEILPEPNGTVPSEDLEPEVESSPELAPLPPPTCPSEPPMPIAPTAQPEELLNGAPSPPAVDLSPVSEPKEQAKEVTASVTPPTVLSATPAVAPPATSPAQEEEMEEEEEEGEEGEAGEAGEAEGEKRGEELLPPESSPVPAHQNLEAAVATQVAVSVPKRRRKIKELNKKEAVGDLLDAFKEVNPGVSEVENQPPVGNNPGPEPEGSSVPLRPEEADETWDAKEDKIHNAENIQPGEQKYEYKSDQWKPLNLEEKKRYDREFLLGFQFIFASLQKPEGLPHISDVVLDKANKTPLRPLDPSRLQGINCGPDFTPSFANLGRPALSNRGPPRGGPGGELPRGPQAGLGPRRSQQGPRKEPRKIIATVLMTEDIKLNKAEKAWKPSSKRTAADKDRGEEDADGSKTQDLFRRVRSILNKLTPQMFQQLMKQVTQLAIDTEERLKGVIDLIFEKAISEPNFSVAYANMCRCLMALKVPTTEKPTVTVNFRKLLLNRCQKEFEKDKDDDEVFEKKQKEMDEAATAEERGRLKEELEEARDIARRRSLGNIKFIGELFKLKMLTEAIMHDCVVKLLKNHDEESLECLCRLLTTIGKDLDFEKAKPRMDQYFNQMEKIIKEKKTSSRIRFMLQDVLDLRQSNWVPRRGDQGPKTIDQIHKEAEMEEHREHIKVQQLMAKGSDKRRGGPPGPPISRGLPLVDDGGWNTVPISKGSRPIDTSRLTKITKPGSIDSNNQLFAPGGRLSWGKGSSGGSGAKPSDAASETARPATSTLNRFSALQQAVPTESTDNRRVVQRSSLSRERGEKAGDRGDRLERSERGGDRGDRLDRARTPATKRSFSKEVEERSRERPSQPEGLRKAASLTEDRDRGRDAVKREATLPPVSPPKAALSEEELEKKSKAIIEEYLHLNDMKEAVQCVQELASPSLLFIFVRHGIESTLERSAIAREHMGRLLHQLLCAGHLSTAQYYQGLYEILELAEDMEIDIPHVWLYLAELVTPVLQEGGVPMGELFREITKPLRPLGKAASLLLEILGLLCKSMGPKKVGTLWREAGLSWKEFLPEGQDVSAFVAEQKVEYTLGEESEAPSQRLFSSEELSRQLEKLLKEGSSNQRVFDWIEANLSEQQIASNTLVRALMTTVCYSAIIFETSLRVDVAVLKARAKLLQKYLCDEQKELQALYALQALVVTLEQPANLLRMFFDALYDEDVVKEDAFYSWESSKDPAEQQGKGVALKSVTAFFKWLREAEEEESDHN; translated from the exons ATGAACACGCCTTCTCAGCCCCGCCAG GGGCGTTCCACGTATGTTGTCCCGACACAGCAGTATCCTGTGCAGCCAGGAGCCCCAAGCTTCTATCCGGGTGCAAGCCCTACTGAGTTTGGGACTTACG ctggCGCCTATTACCCAGCCCAGGGTGTGCAGCAGTTTCCCACTGGCGTGGCCCCCGCTCCAGTTTTGATGAACCAGGCACCCCAGATTGCTCCCAAGAGGGAGCGGAAGACG ATCCGAATTCGAGATCCAAACCAAGGAGGGAAAGATATCACAGAGGAGATCATGTCTGGGGCACGCACCGCATCcacacccacccctccccag ACGGGAGGCGGTCTGGAGCCTCAAGCTAATGGGGAGACACCCCAGGTTGCTGTCGTTGTCCGGCCAG ATGACCGGTCGCAGGGAGCAATCATTGGGGGCCGGCCGGGGCTACCTGGCCCAGAGCACAGCCCTTCAGAATCCCAGCCTTCATCACCTTCTCCGACCCCATCACCACCCCCAGTCCTGGAACCAGGATCTGAGCCTAATCTCACGGTCCTCTCTATTCCTGGGGACACTATGACAACCGGGATGATACAGATGTCTGTAGAAGAATCAGCCCCCATGCCACGTGAAACTGGGGAGCCATATTGCCTCTCTCCAGAACCCACTCCCCTTGCTGAACCCATACTGGAAGTAGAAGTGACACTTAGCAAACCAATTCCAGAATCTGAGTTCTCTTCCAGTCCTCTCCAGGTGTCTACCACCCTGGCATCTCACAAGGTGGAAATTCTTCCTGAGCCTAATGGCACAGTCCCATCTGAGGATCTGGAACCAGAAGTGGAGTCGAGCCCAGAGcttgcccctctccctcccccgaCTTGTCCCTCTGAACCCCCCATGCCCATTGCTCCAACTGCCCAACCTGAGGAACTGCTCAACGGAGCCCCCTCGCCACCAGCTGTGGACTTAAGCCCAGTCAGTGAGCCAAAGGAGCAGGCCAAGGAAGTTACAGCATCAGTGACTCCCCCGACCGTCCTCTCTGCTACTCCAGCTGTTGCTCCTCCAGCTACTTCCCCTGctcaggaggaggaaatggaggaagaggaggaagagggagaagagggagaagcaggagaaGCAGGAGAAGCTGAGggtgagaaaagaggagaggaactGCTCCCCCCAGAGAGCAGCCCTGTTCCAGCCCACCAGAATTTGGAGGCAGCAGTGGCCACCCAAG TGGCAGTATCTGTGCCAAAGAGGAGACGAAAAATTAAGGAGCTCAATAAGAAAGAGGCTGTAGGAGACCTTCTAGATGCCTTCAAGGAG GTGAACCCGGGAGTATCAGAGGTGGAAAATCAGCCTCCTGTAGGCAACAATCCCGGCCCAGAGCCTGAGGGCAGCAGTGTGCCCCTGCGGCCTGAGGAAGCAGATGAGACCTGGGACGCAAAGGAAGACAAAATTCACAATGCTGAGAATATCCAGCCTGGGGAACAGAAGTATGAATATAAGTCAG ATCAGTGGAAGCCTCTAAACCTTGAGGAGAAAAAGCGGTATGACCGTGAGTTCCTGCTTGGCTTTCAGTTCATCTTTGCCAGTCTGCAGAAGCCGGAGGGATTGCCCCATATCAGTGACGTGGTGTTGGATAAG GCCAATAAAACACCACTGCGGCCACTGGATCCCAGTAGACTTCAGGGCATAAATTGTGGCCCAGACTTCACTCCATCCTTTGCCAACCTTGGCCGACCAGCGCTTAGCAACCGTGGGCCCCCAAGGGGTGGGCCAGGTGGGGAGCTGCCCCGAGGGCCG CAGGCTGGTCTAGGACCCCGGCGCTCTCAGCAGGGCCCCCGAAAGGAGCCACGCAAAATCATTGCTACAGTGTTAATGACCGAAGATATAAAGCTGAACAAAGCAGAGAAGGCTTGGAAACCCAGCAGCAAGCGGACGGCGGCTGATAAGGACCGAGGGGAAGAGGATGCTGATGGCAGCAAAACCCAG GACCTGTTCCGCAGGGTGCGCTCCATCCTGAATAAGTTGACACCCCAGATGTTCCAGCAGCTGATGAAGCAGGTGACGCAGCTGGCGATCGACACTGAGGAACGCCTCAAAGGGGTCATTGACCTCATCTTTGAGAAGGCCATTTCAGAGCCCAACTTCTCTGTGGCCTATGCCAACATGTGCCGCTGCCTCATGGCG CTCAAAGTGCCCACTACAGAAAAGCCAACAGTGACTGTGAACTTCCGAAAACTGTTGTTGAATCGATGTCAGAAGGAgtttgaaaaagacaaagatgatgATGAGGTTtttgaaaagaagcaaaaagagatGGATGAAGCTGCTACG GCAGAGGAACGGGGACGCCTGAAGGAAGAGCTGGAAGAGGCTCGAGACATAGCCCGGCGGCGCTCTTTAGGGAATATCAAGTTTATTGGGGAGTTGTTCAAGCTGAAGATGTTAACAGAGGCAATAATGCATGACTGTGTGGTTAAACTACTAAAGAACCATGATGAAGAGTCCCTTGAATGCCTTTGCCGTCTGCTCACCACCATTGGAAAAGACCTGGACTTTGAAAAAGCCAAG cCTCGAATGGATCAGTATTTCAACCAGATGGAAAAAATCATTAAGGAAAAGAAGACTTCATCCCGAATCCGCTTTATGCTGCAGGACGTGCTGGACCTGCGACAG AGCAATTGGGTGCCGCGCCGAGGGGACCAGGGTCCCAAGACCATTGACCAGATCCACAAGGAGGCTGAGATGGAAGAGCATCGAGAGCACATAAAAGTGCAGCAGCTAATGGCCAAAGGCAGCGACAAGCGTCGGGGTGGCCCCCCAGGCCCACCCATCA GCCGTGGCCTTCCACTTGTGGATGATGGTGGCTGGAACACAGTCCCCATCAGCAAGGGCAGCCGCCCTATTGACACCTCACGACTCACCAAGATCACGAAG CCTGGTTCCATTGATTCTAACAACCAGCTCTTCGCACCTGGAGGGCGATTGAGCTGGGGCAAGGGCAGCAGTGGAGGTTCTGGAGCCAAGCCCTCTGACGCAG CATCAGAAACTGCTCGTCCAGCTACTAGTACCTTGAATCGTTTCTCAGCCCTTCAACAAGCAGTACCTACAGAAAGCACAGATAACAGACGTGTGGTACAGAG GAGTAGCTTGAGCCGGGAACGAGGCGAGAAAGCTGGGGATCGGGGAGACCGCCTAGAACGGAGTGAACGGGGAGGTGACCGTGGAGACCGGCTTGATCGTGCACGGACACCTGCCACCAAGCGGAGCTTCAGCAAGGAAGTGGAGGAGCGGAGTAGAGAGAGGCCCTCCCAGCCTGAGGGACTACGCAAGGCAGCTAGCCTCACGGAGGATCGGGACCGCGGGCGGGATGCTG TGAAGCGAGAAGCCACGCTACCCCCAGTGAGCCCCCCGAAGGCCGCGCTCTctgaggaggagctggagaagaAATCCAAGGCCATAATTGAGGAGTACCTCCATCTCAATGACATGAAG GAGGCAGTGCAGTGTGTGCAGGAGCTGGCCTCACCCTCCCTGCTCTTCATCTTTGTGCGGCATGGCATCGAGTCCACACTGGAGCGTAGCGCCATTGCTCGTGAGCATATGGGGCGGCTGTTGCACCAGCTGCTCTGTGCCGGGCACCTCTCCACTGCTCAGTACTACCAAGG GCTGTATGAAATCCTAGAATTGGCTGAAGACATGGAAATTGACATCCCCCACGTGTGGCTCTACTTAGCAGAACTGGTGACGCCCGTTCTGCAGGAAGGTGGGGTGCCCATGGGGGAGCTGTTCAG GGAGATTACAAAACCTCTGAGACCCTTGGGCAAAGCTGCTTCCCTATTGCTGGAGATCCTAGGGCTCCTATGCAAAAGCATG GGTCCCAAAAAGGTGGGGACGCTGTGGCGAGAGGCTGGACTCAGCtggaaggaatttctgcctgAAGGCCAGGACGTCAGTGCATTTGTGGCTGAACAG AAGGTGGAGTATACCCTGGGCGAGGAGTCAGAAGCTCCCAGTCAGAGGCTGTTCTCCTCCGAGGAGCTGAGCAGGCAGCTGGAGAAGCTGCTGAAGGAGGGCAGCAGTAACCAGCGGGTGTTTGACTGGATAGAG GCCAACTTGAGTGAGCAGCAGATAGCATCCAACACATTAGTTCGAGCCCTCATGACAACTGTCTGCTATTCCGCAATTATCT TTGAGACTTCTCTCCGAGTGGATGTGGCAGTGCTGAAAGCGCGAGCGAAACTGCTACAGAAATACCTGTGTGATGAGCAGAAGGAGCTGCAGGCGCTCTATGCCCTCCAGGCCCTTGTAGTGACCTTAGAACAGCCTGCCA ACCTGCTTCGGATGTTCTTTGATGCGCTGTACGATGAGGACGTGGTGAAGGAGGACGCTTTCTACAGCTGGGAGAGTAGCAAGGACCCCGCTGAGCAGCAGGGCAAGGGCGTGGCCCTTAAATCTGTCACAGCCTTCTTCAAGTGGCTTcgtgaggcagaggaggaggagtcagACCACAACTGA